The stretch of DNA CCAATTCAATATTTAAGTCTTCGATTTTTTTTCTTCTCGTATTTTGAGGAGCACCAGTGTAGATCATAAATGTGTTGGCTCCGTATGATACAGCTTCTTCACTAGCTGATAATAACATCTTTTTACCACTCATGGAAACATGAGATCCGATAATTAATTCACTCATTTTTTTCACCTCTTAAGCATAACCTTGTCTCTTTTATACTTCCCTATCTTAACATAGAAGTCGAGGCTTGTCGCTTTTTTGGTATTTATGAACTGTTTTATTTGTAGGACTCCTACCGGCCCCTAATGATTTAAGAACGTTTAATAATTCAAACCAAAACAAAAAGACTGAAATATGAGATTTCAGTCTTTTTGTTTTTATTTTCTTTTTAGACGACGTTGGCGTTTTTTCACTTCTTCTAATTCTCTTTGGAATTTCTTTTTGTATCCTGGTTTCACTTTTTTCGATTTGGCAACCATTGTTTTTGCTTTTACGTCTTCTTCGGATACTTGCTTTTTTCTGTTCTTTCTTTTATTTAATGGACCTAAATTTACCCACTCTTTTGCACGATAATCTTTTTGCTCAAAAGTGATCCCTAGTTTTTCGATTTGATGAATTGCATCTTCATTACTTGGTTCAAAAAATGTAATTGCAATCCCTGATTGTCCTGCACGAGCTGTTCTTCCCACACGATGAACATAAAAATCAAGGTCAGACGGAATTTCATAGTTAATAACATGACTAATTCCAGGTATATCAATACCACGTGCAGCTAAATCTGTCGCCACTACATATTGATATTCCAATTCCCCTATTTGTTTCATCATTTTTTTGCGTTCACGAGGACTTAAGTCTCCATGAATTCTTCCAACTTTTAGACCTTGTTCTAATAGACCATCCGCTACTTCATCCGCCATCTTTTTTGTATTTGTAAATACGATAGCTAAATATGGATTAAAACTAGATAAAACGTCTTTAAGTAGTTTTAATTTATTTCTAGAACGAACTGGAACTAATACATGTTCTATTTTAGCAGCTGTAACTTGTTTCGGTGCTACGTGAGTATATTTTGGGTTTTCCATATATTTCTTTAAGAAAGGCTTTAGTTTCTCCGGGATCGTTGCCGAGAAAACTAATATTTGTAATTTTTCCGGCATTGCGGATGCAATGTGATCCACATCTTCAATGAATCCCATGTCTAGCATTAAATCAGCTTCATCGACAACAATTGTGCTCGCAGTATGAACGAATAATGCTTGCTCTTTCATTAAATCATGAATTCTTCCTGGTGTACCAACAACAATGTGAGGTTGTTTTTTTAGCTTATCAATCATTCTTTGTTTATCAGTACCACCAATATACAATCTTGCAGATATAGCTTCATCATATTTTGTTATTTTTAATACTTCCTGATAAATTTGGTTTGCTAGTTCTCTAGTTGGTGCAGTAATGACTGCTTGTACTTCATCTTTCTCAGTGTCAATTTTTTGTAATATTGGTAGTAAATACGCATGTGTCTTTCCTGTACCTGTTTGCGATTGTCCAATAACACTTTCTCCACGCAGTATAGATGGAATAACCCTTTCTTGTACTTCCGTCGGCTTAAAAAAATGTAAATCTTCAATTCCCTTTATTATAAAGGGTTTTAGTTCAAATCGCTCAAATTGATTATTACTCATTTTGTTACCTCCAAAAAAATATTTATCTATATGTATAAGCGCCATATGCCTGTAACAGTTATAAATAATTATTACTTAGTTTATCCATAATGACCAATTTTTTATTATAAAGGAGTTTTTCTTATTTGGCTAGAAGTCTTCCGCCCATTATCTCTTAACTTTAAACATTTTCGTATTTAGTTGCATACATTATTAATGACGATAAACGCCTAAATTTCTAAAAGCTTTTATCATACGTGTTGCACATGTTTTATTTAACTAAAGGAAGGAGGATCGCGGATGTTTGGACCTAATCGACCAATGCCACCATTTCCGCCTGGTCCACCTATGAGAGGATTTATGCCTGGAAGAGCACCCAATGGAATGATGGGAATGCCTAGACAAATGGGACCAGCAGGTATGAATCGAGGTGGCGGTGGATTACTAGCACGTTTATTCGGCAGAACTGGAGCAAGAAATATCGGAAATATGAGTGCTATGGGGCAATTGGCTAATCCTAGTAATGTAGCGGGAGCAGGGAATGCGATCCAACAATTTGCAAATCCAAATAATTTAACGGGACTATTAACGAACGTACAAAAAGCTTTAAAAACAGCAGAATCAGTCGTTCCGATGGTACAACAATATGGACCTCTCGTTCGAAATTTACCAGCAATGTGGAAACTATATAGTGAGTTTAAAGCAACAGATAATAATGATAGTGAAAATACTAGCGAATCAGAGACGGAAGAGCCAAAAAATAACGAGGAAGAAGGAACAGAAAAAAAAGAAAGTAACGACCAAGAAAGCAAGTCAGAGCAAAAAAAAGAAACAACAGAAAGTTCACAGTCAATAGAACAGAAAAAAAATAACCGCGGTACATCAACACCTAAATTATATCTATAACTCTTTCTTTGTCAAAACACCATTCCTTCTATATAATAGAGTGTAGATGAGAGTGTTGGACACTCTCTTTATTGTTTAAGGAGGATTGGCAGATGGAGATTATAAAAATTGCCCCTCGCGGCTATTGCTATGGAGTTGTAGATGCAATGGTAATTGCAAGGAATGCAGCTTTAGATAAATCATTACCTCGCCCTATCTATATATTAGGTATGATCGTTCATAATAAACATGTTACTGATGCCTTCGAGGAAGAAGGAATCATTACACTTGACGGTGCAAATAGATTAGAGATTCTAGAAAAGATCGATTCCGGTACTGTTATTTTTACCGCTCACGGTGTTTCTCCAGAAGTAAAAAAACGTGCAAAGGAAAAAGGACTTGTCACGATTGATGCCACTTGTCCAGATGTAACAAGAACGCACGATCTAATTAGAGCAAAAAAGGCAGAAGGCTATCATGTAATTTATATTGGTAAAAAAGGTCATCCCGAGCCTGAAGGTGCAGTTGGAATTGCACCAGATATTGTACATCTCGTGGAAAACGTTGATGATGTAGACCGATTAAATATTACCAATGAGAAAATCGTTGTTACGAATCAAACGACGATGAGTCAATGGGATGTACTTGATATTATGGATAAAGTGAGAGAAAAATACCCTCACGTAGAACAACATAAAGAAATTTGCTTAGCAACACAAGTTCGACAAGAGGCGGTAGCAGAACAAGCCGGTGAAGCGGATGTACTAATAGTAGTTGGTGATCCAAAGAGTAATAACTCTAATAGACTTGCGCAAGTTTCTAAAGAAATAGCTAATACACCAGCTTACCGAGTAGCAGATGTTACAGAAATTGAAATTGATTGGATTAAACATGCAAAAAATGTAGCTGTTACAGCTGGAGCTTCAACACCGACTCCAATTACAAAGGAAGTCATTACATTTTTACAGCAATTTGACCCTGAAAATGAAGAAACGTGGGTTCGCGAGCGTAAAGTACCACTTCAAAAAATATTACCAAAAGTAAAAACAGCTAGTAAATAAGAACAAAAGCGCAGGCGCTTCATTTGCCTGTACAAACTGGACTGTTACGGTTGTGATAAAGGAAACACGGCGACGGAGGAGCCGATGTTGACTTATCGTACTTCGGATAAGGGAAGTTTGATAGGGCCTAAGCGCCGGAGCTAGACACAAAAGCGGAGGCGGCTCGTTCTGGCCCGACAAGAAAGGTGCGGCGCTGCAGGTGGACGCTCTTTGTCCACCGGAAGTGACTGAATTATGTCTCGAGGGCCAAGCCGCCGGAGCTAGACACAAAAGCGGAGGCGGCTCGTTCTGGCCCGACAAGCATAAGGCAGGCGCTGCAGGTGGACGCTCTTTGTCCACCGGAAGTGACTGACTTATGTCTCGAGGGCCAAGCCGCCGGAGCTAGACGTAGCAACACAAAGTTAGTAGTTATCCATAACTTTCCACTTTTATAATTTCCTAAACGATAATAAAAAACGGAAGTGACTTCACTTCCGTTTTTTATTCGTTGTTTATCTACCTAAACAAATGTAAAAGGATCTGTATTCGTTGTGGAAATAGCAATTTGAACATTCCATTTATTTTTTGAAGCAAAATGGGCTAGTTTTTCTTCTACCCCTTTTTTCATTATTTTTTCTGCATAATGTCCTGCATCTACCACATGTAAACCAAGTGCCATTGCATCATGTGCAACATGGAAATAAACATCTCCTGTTACATACACATCTGCACCAGCAAATTTCGCATCATAAATATACTTATTACCATCCCCACCTAACACTGCAACCTTTTCAATAACAGCATCATGCGGGCCGACAACTCGTACATTTTCCACTTCTAGCTTTTCTTTTACGTATTGGGCAAATTGTAGCAACGTCATTGTATTTTGCAATGTTCCAATTCTACCTAAACCTAATACTTCTCCTTTATTTTCCAACTCATAAATATCATAAGCTACTTCTTCATATGGATGTGCTTTTATCATTGCTGAAATGACTTTAGTCTCCATTGAGGAAGGAATTATTGTTTCAATACGTTTTTCTTGAACGGTTTCTAACTCATTAACTGCACCGATATAAGGATTAGTACCAGCAAGTGGTTTAAAAGTACCTTCTCCTTCAATATTAAAAGTACAATGACTGTAGTTGCCGATATGTCCTGCTCCTGCAGTACTAATCGCGTCTCTAACTTCATCTACATGTGAAAAAGGTACAAATACTACTAATTTCTTTAACTTATCTTCTGTTGTAGGTGAGAGCACTTTTGTGTTTTGTAATTGTAAGGCTGACGCTAATAAATCATTCACACCACCTGGTGCAACATCTAAATTGGTATGTGCTACATAAACCGCAATGTTGTGTTGAATACATTTTGTTACAATTCTCCCTGCCGCACTATTAGGAGTCACATTCGGAAGCGGGCGAAAAATTGGAGGATGATGCGCAATAATAAGATCTGCCTTTTTTTCAATCGCTTCGTCTACTACTGACTCTAACACATCTAAAGTAATCATGACGTTTTCAACTTTTTTATTTAATGTACCAATCTGCAAACCTATTTTATCTCCTTCTACTGCCAATTTTTTAGGCGAAAAGGATTCAAATGCTTGGATGATTTCGTAGCCATTTGGTATTTTATTCACAATATCTCCTCCACAATCGCAATCTTCTGGTGCAACTCCGCTTTTTTCTTTCTGTTCTCTTCACTTTCTGGAGCATTTTGTAATTGCGTTACAATTTGTTGCCAATGCAATTTTTCATGTTGCCATTTCTTCGTGAACACTTCACTTTTTTCTTTCATCAGGAATGGCCCTAAAAGTAAGCCAGCTTCTTTGTTTTCATGATAAGGTGCGATTGCTGTTCCTCTTTCCGCTACAACGATCTCATATATCCGTTGGTCTTCCTCTAAAATTGTTTCAGCAATTATTTCCCAGTCATTTTGCAAAAGCCATTCTCTTACTTTATGAGTTCCTATATTAGGTTGTAGAATAAGCCTTTGAACGCCTTCTAGCTTGTTTTTGCCACGTTCTAATATAGATTGGATAAGGGTACCGCCCATTCCAGCAATCGTAATACAGTCAACTTCTCCAGGAGAAATTACATCGAGTCCATCTCCTTTTCTTACTGTAATGACATGTTGTAAATCTGATTTTTTTACTTGTTCTAATGCTGATTGGTAAGGTCCTTCAACAACTTCCCCTGCGATGGCGCTTTTGATCTGCTCTGTTAAGTAAGCATAGCAAGGGAGGTAGGCATGGTCAGATCCTATGTCTGCGATGGAGCTACCTTTTGGAATATGTTTTACCACTTCTTCTAGTCGTTTGGAAAGTTTTAATTCATTCAACGATAATCACCACTATCTATGTATTGTTAAAATTTATGTATGTTTAATCTTTTATTACTATAACAGTATTGGTATGATATTTTCCACTTCAACCTAAGTTTAAATTTTTAAATTCAAGATCTACCTGGTAATTCCATTAATTATATCGCTAAAAAAAGTCCTCTACGAATGTAAAGGACTTTTTTTGCTTATAGAAAACGTATTCAATTAGTATTGAGCTTTTGCTTATTAATAAGATAACCAAAAGTTAATACGCTTTCGCTTTATTATTCAGTTTCTTCTTGTCCATAGTTAGCTAGCCATTCTGCTAAGATAGTTGCTTCTTCTGCAGTAGCTAGGTTTCCTGGCATAGTTCCTTGTCCATTAATGATGATGTCTTTAATTTCATCTTCAGAAAGACGCTCACCTACATCAGCTAAAGCCGGTGCAGATACACCTTGAAGCTCGTTTCCATGACAGCCTAAGCAAGATCTTTGTTGATAAAGCTCATCAGCAGTTAAAACTGCTGCCTCTTCACCACCACCATCAGCTAAATTGTTAGCTTGGTTTAATCCAACAAAGGATAATAAGAACATAAATCCAAGACCAAGCACCGCAATTAATGCAAATGGAATTAGCGGATTACGATTCATCGATTTCAACCTCCTTATGTACATACGTTAGGTCATTATTTATTATAATACAAGCAACCTCTATTTTACTTCATATTTTACCATAGGAAAAGACCAAATTAAAAACTCTCTTTTATAATTCACAGATTAGACAAAAAAACTTCATCATTTGATGAAGTTTTTCATAAAAAGTAATATTATTTAACAGCCAAGTTGTCTAGCAATGACCATTCTTTGTACTTCAGAAGTACCTTCCCCTATTTCTAGCAATTTCCCATCGCGCATGTAACGTTCCACATGATAGTCTTTCATATATCCGTAACCACCGTGAAGCTGAACAGCTTGATCGGCAATTTCCATACAAATTTCTGATGCGTATAGTTTACACATTGAAGCTTCTTTCGAATACGGTCTACCTTGGTCCTTTAACCACGCAGCCTTATAAACCATATTTCGAGCCAGCTCTAGCTTCATTGCCATATCGGCTAACTTAAATTGATTCACTTGGAAACTTGAAATAGAGCGGCCAAATTGTTTCCTTTCTTTCGAATAAGCGAGCGCTCGCTCAAAAGCTGCCTGAGCGATTCCTACAGCCATTGCACCAATTCCGATACGACCACCGTCAAGAGTAATTAAAAATTGTTTAAAGCCCTCTCCACGTTTCCCTAATAGGTTTTCTTTTGGTACTTTAACATCTTCTAATACTAACTCAGTCGTATTAGACGAATTTAATCCCATTTTTTCATAGTTATCAATTACATGAAATCCTGGTGCGTTTGTAGGTACGATAATAGCAGAAATCTCTTTTTCGGCACCATTACGTCCAGTAATTGCTGTTAGAGCTAGGTGTTTCGCATAGGAAGCATTAGTAATAAAACATTTATTACCATTTATAACATACTCATCACCTGCTTCTATCGCTGTTGTTTGTGTTCCCCCTGCATCTGAGCCAGCATTTGGCTCTGTTAACCCAAATGCTCCAAAAGATTCACCAGTACAAATCGGAGTTAAATATTTTTCTTTTTGCTCTTTCGTACCAAACATGTTTATAGGTGAACCACCTAAAGAAATATGTGCAGAGTAAGTGATACCTGTAGATCCACAAGCTCGACTTAACTCTTCGACTACAATAGCAAAACTTACCGTATCACCACCAGCACCACCATACTCCTCCGGGAAGGGCAAGCCCATAATTCCTAAATCAGCTAACTGATTGAATATTTCTAACGGAAATTCCTTTGTTCGGTCCCTTTCTAATGCTCCTGGTGCAACTTCTTCATCTGAAAATTCACGAATTGTTTTTTTTATAAGCGCTTGTTCTTGCGTTAAATCAAAGTTCATCTTCTCTCCCCCTTTATTCTTCCGAAAAACTATTGAATACGCTTTCAAATGTATTATAATAGAAGGAGAGTAATATTCTCAACTTTTAAAAAACATAAAAATTTCTGATATTATTGCAATATTATAAATAAGATAATCACAAGAAATGTAAAGATAGAAACAACGTGTAAGTAGTACCACCTTTTCCAAATACCAATCAATAGCCAAACGAGAGCTTGAAATGCTACTAATATAGTAAAAAAGCGAGGTCCAACATTTACCATTTCAGCTAAAGTTACTGAGAAAACAAGTAATAATAAAATAAGTACAATTACTGGTATGTGGATAAAATGACCTTCCTTAGAAAATAAAGTAAGTCCTAAAAACGCAATTACGATAAAAATCGACAGAATGACCATTTGCAATTGGCTCGACAATTCAGTAAAATAAATGACAAGAAAAGTAAATGGTACTAATAACGGGAGAAACAATCCGAACAAACGTAATGCTATATTTCCTCTAAGCTTTGATGCTTTTTGGGTTATTGTATTATCTATTTCCGTACCTTCTGAATAAAGAGCTAATAAATAATTACAATATTGTTCTGGTAACAAACGATTCTGCTTCCAATATTTAATTTCATTTATAATAATTGATTTTCTTTGATCACGCATATTGGACCCTCCAATAAGTTTTAAAGACAGAAAATTCACTTTTTAATTATAAAATAAAAAAGAAATAGCCTACTTTTATTGTCTAAAAGTAAACTACTTCTTGGTATTAATTATTCAAGAAAATCTTTTAATCGTTTACTACGACTAGGATGTCTTAATTTTCTTAAAGCCTTTGCTTCAATCTGACGAATACGTTCTCTTGTAACACCGAAGACTTTACCTACTTCTTCTAACGTTCTAGTACGTCCGTCATCCAATCCAAAGCGTAAACGTAGTACATTCTCTTCACGATCTGTTAAAGTGTCTAAAACGTCTTCTAATTGCTCTTTAAGAAGCTCGTACGCGGCATGATCAGAAGGAGATGTTGCATCCTGGTCTTCAATAAAATCACCTAAGTGCGAATCATCTTCTTCACCAATAGGAGTTTCTAACGAAACAGGTTCTTGAGCAATTTTTAAAATTTCCCTTACTTTGTCAGGAGTCAGATCCATATCTTCTCCAATTTCTTCCGGTGTTGGTTCGCGACCTAAATCTTGTAAAAGTTGACGTTGTACTCGAATAAGTTTATTAATTGTTTCAACCATATGCACAGGAATACGAATTGTACGGGCTTGGTCTGCTATTGCACGAGTAATAGCTTGACGAATCCACCATGTTGCGTAAGTGGAAAATTTAAATCCTTTGCGATAATCAAACTTCTCTACAGCTTTGATTAATCCCATATTCCCTTCTTGAATTAAATCAAGGAACAACATTCCACGACCGACGTAACGCTTAGCAATACTTACAACGAGGCGTAAATTTGCTTCTGCTAGTCGTCGTTTTGCTTCTTCGTCGCCTTGCTCAATTCGGTTAGCTAATTCAATCTCTTCTTCAGCGGAGAGTAAATCAACACGTCCAATTTCTTTTAAGTACATACGAACAGGATCATTAATTTTAACTCCCGGTGGAACTGTTAAATCATTTAAATCAAATTCTTCTTCTTTTGCTAATTCCTTAACGTTTGGATTTTCAGGTTCTTCACCTTCAGCGATGATTTCAACGCCTTGTTCACCTAGAAACTCATAATATTCATCCATCTGGTCGGACTCTATTTCAAAACTTGACATCCGTTCAGCTATTTCTTCATAGGTAAGGACACCACGTTTTTTTCCAACCTCTGTTAATTGTTCTTTCACTTGTTCAATTGTTAATTCTGCTTCCATATCTTTAGAATGTGCTGACTTTTCGGCCATCACGGTCCCTCCTTCCAACATTGAAACGCGATAAGAGGCATTTATTACTGTTTGAGTAGTTTTTTTAATTGGATAATCTCCATAGCAATTTGCGCAGCTTTCATAATGTCCTTCTTTTGTTCCGCTTGTTGTTTTTCTATTTCCTTTTCTTTTATTGTTAACATCTTTGGATAATTCAACACCTGTTTAATGTAATCATTCAATACTACATCATTTACTTCATCCTCAACTGTTAACATTGCTAGTTCGGAAACGAGTCGTTTTATGTTTTCGTCTGTTATTCTTTCTAATAGAAGACTAATATTTGGTTCAAACCCCTCTTCATAAAAAGCATATAAATAAGCTGCTATTGCTTTATGCTGCTCTATGTTAAAGGAGCCTTGAATTTGATCTTGTACTTTATCGGATATGTCTCTGTTTCTTAACATATGCGCTAGTAAAAATCGTTCAGCGTTCTCATATGCTGGTCGAAGCTTGTGAGAAAGAACTACCTTTGAAACTGGTTTCTTGATGGTAATGTCTTCCTTCTCTTGATTTTTACTGTTCTTTTTGGAAAACTTTTGTAGTTGCTCTTTTAAAGCTTCCAGTGATAAAGAAAACTCGGAAGATAATTGACGAAGATAATGGTCTCGCTCTACTGCGTTATGTAAATAACTAATTTCTTGTAGAACGGAATCAATATAATTCATTTTTACGCCTTCGTCATTTAAATCTTTCCCTTTTCGGAAATATTTTAACTTAAATGCCATGAACGTTAGGCTTGCCCCTAATACATCATCTTTAAATGACTCCGGACCTTTTTTGCGGATGTAGTCATCAGGGTCTAGACCGTCTGGTAACGTTGCAATTCTTATAGTACAACCATGTTTAGTTAATAAATTGGCAGCTCGAAAGGCAGCCTCCACTCCTGCATTATCACCGTCGTAGCAAATAGTTACGTTCTCTACATTTCTCCTAATAATTCTTGCTTGATCGTCCGTCAAAGATGTTCCCATTGTTGCAATCGAATGAAAAACACCTGCACGATCTGCGGCTATTACATCTGCAAACCCTTCAAAAAGGATTACTTTTTGTTCCTTTCGAATATGGGATCTTGCTTGGTGAAAATTGTAAAGAACCTGACTTTTGTTAAAAATAATGGTTTCTGGAGAATTTAAATACTTTGGTTCCCCTTTTCCTAAAACTCTTCCTGAGAAAGCAATTAAGTTCCCTTTATGATCATATATAGGAAACATAATTCGATCACGAAAGCGGTCAAAATACTCAAACTTCTCTTCTTTTTCAATTAGTAATCCAGCTTTTTCAAGTAAGGATTCTTTGAAACCCCTTTTTGTTAGAAACTTTAATGCAAAATCCCAACTATTAAGGGAATACCCGATTCCAAACTTTTTTATCGTGTCATCTGTAAAGTCTCGAGAAGTTAAATAGTCATATGCATGTTGACCCTCTTTTGTATTTAGGAGTAAATGATGGTAAAATTTCTGTAAGAGCATATGAGCATTTGTCATTTGACTTTTCTCACTGCTATTAGCAGAAGTTTCATTTGAAGTAAGCTGAACGTCTTGTTCAATTTCAACATTCGAAACTTTAGCTAGTTTTTGTGCTGCTTCGACAAAACTTATACCTTCAATATCCATTATAAAATTAAATGCATTTCCACCAGCACCACAACCAAAACAGTGAAATATTTGCTTATCTGGTGAAACGGAAAAAGAAGGTGTACTCTCACCATGGAATGGACATAAGCCAAAAAAATTTCTTCCTTGTTTCTTTAAACTTACATATTCACTTATTACTTCTACAATATCAGTCGATTGTCTTATTTGTTCAATTGTATTTTCAGGAATTCTTATAGTCATAAAAACACTCCATGCTATAATATTCTACTTAAAATCTTGAATTCCTTCATAGTTCGACAAAATTCTTGAAAGTGAAGTAGTAAATTGCTGTCGTTCTCTTCTGTAAAAGGCTTTGGCCCTTCTACATACTTTCCACTTCTACGTTTATTAGCTGATAAGTAACGTAAATGTAGGCTGAAATCCATTTCATCCTCTTTATATACCTTTCCACGCGATGATATTACGTAAACGTTTCGACCGATTAACATACTAGCA from Sutcliffiella cohnii encodes:
- a CDS encoding Nif3-like dinuclear metal center hexameric protein, encoding MNKIPNGYEIIQAFESFSPKKLAVEGDKIGLQIGTLNKKVENVMITLDVLESVVDEAIEKKADLIIAHHPPIFRPLPNVTPNSAAGRIVTKCIQHNIAVYVAHTNLDVAPGGVNDLLASALQLQNTKVLSPTTEDKLKKLVVFVPFSHVDEVRDAISTAGAGHIGNYSHCTFNIEGEGTFKPLAGTNPYIGAVNELETVQEKRIETIIPSSMETKVISAMIKAHPYEEVAYDIYELENKGEVLGLGRIGTLQNTMTLLQFAQYVKEKLEVENVRVVGPHDAVIEKVAVLGGDGNKYIYDAKFAGADVYVTGDVYFHVAHDAMALGLHVVDAGHYAEKIMKKGVEEKLAHFASKNKWNVQIAISTTNTDPFTFV
- the dnaG gene encoding DNA primase; this translates as MTIRIPENTIEQIRQSTDIVEVISEYVSLKKQGRNFFGLCPFHGESTPSFSVSPDKQIFHCFGCGAGGNAFNFIMDIEGISFVEAAQKLAKVSNVEIEQDVQLTSNETSANSSEKSQMTNAHMLLQKFYHHLLLNTKEGQHAYDYLTSRDFTDDTIKKFGIGYSLNSWDFALKFLTKRGFKESLLEKAGLLIEKEEKFEYFDRFRDRIMFPIYDHKGNLIAFSGRVLGKGEPKYLNSPETIIFNKSQVLYNFHQARSHIRKEQKVILFEGFADVIAADRAGVFHSIATMGTSLTDDQARIIRRNVENVTICYDGDNAGVEAAFRAANLLTKHGCTIRIATLPDGLDPDDYIRKKGPESFKDDVLGASLTFMAFKLKYFRKGKDLNDEGVKMNYIDSVLQEISYLHNAVERDHYLRQLSSEFSLSLEALKEQLQKFSKKNSKNQEKEDITIKKPVSKVVLSHKLRPAYENAERFLLAHMLRNRDISDKVQDQIQGSFNIEQHKAIAAYLYAFYEEGFEPNISLLLERITDENIKRLVSELAMLTVEDEVNDVVLNDYIKQVLNYPKMLTIKEKEIEKQQAEQKKDIMKAAQIAMEIIQLKKLLKQ
- a CDS encoding DUF188 domain-containing protein codes for the protein MNAVKKGDVVITQDHGLASMLIGRNVYVISSRGKVYKEDEMDFSLHLRYLSANKRRSGKYVEGPKPFTEENDSNLLLHFQEFCRTMKEFKILSRIL
- the vrrA gene encoding VrrA/YqfQ family protein, producing MFGPNRPMPPFPPGPPMRGFMPGRAPNGMMGMPRQMGPAGMNRGGGGLLARLFGRTGARNIGNMSAMGQLANPSNVAGAGNAIQQFANPNNLTGLLTNVQKALKTAESVVPMVQQYGPLVRNLPAMWKLYSEFKATDNNDSENTSESETEEPKNNEEEGTEKKESNDQESKSEQKKETTESSQSIEQKKNNRGTSTPKLYL
- a CDS encoding 4-hydroxy-3-methylbut-2-enyl diphosphate reductase encodes the protein MEIIKIAPRGYCYGVVDAMVIARNAALDKSLPRPIYILGMIVHNKHVTDAFEEEGIITLDGANRLEILEKIDSGTVIFTAHGVSPEVKKRAKEKGLVTIDATCPDVTRTHDLIRAKKAEGYHVIYIGKKGHPEPEGAVGIAPDIVHLVENVDDVDRLNITNEKIVVTNQTTMSQWDVLDIMDKVREKYPHVEQHKEICLATQVRQEAVAEQAGEADVLIVVGDPKSNNSNRLAQVSKEIANTPAYRVADVTEIEIDWIKHAKNVAVTAGASTPTPITKEVITFLQQFDPENEETWVRERKVPLQKILPKVKTASK
- the cccA gene encoding cytochrome c550, which translates into the protein MNRNPLIPFALIAVLGLGFMFLLSFVGLNQANNLADGGGEEAAVLTADELYQQRSCLGCHGNELQGVSAPALADVGERLSEDEIKDIIINGQGTMPGNLATAEEATILAEWLANYGQEETE
- a CDS encoding DEAD/DEAH box helicase, whose product is MSNNQFERFELKPFIIKGIEDLHFFKPTEVQERVIPSILRGESVIGQSQTGTGKTHAYLLPILQKIDTEKDEVQAVITAPTRELANQIYQEVLKITKYDEAISARLYIGGTDKQRMIDKLKKQPHIVVGTPGRIHDLMKEQALFVHTASTIVVDEADLMLDMGFIEDVDHIASAMPEKLQILVFSATIPEKLKPFLKKYMENPKYTHVAPKQVTAAKIEHVLVPVRSRNKLKLLKDVLSSFNPYLAIVFTNTKKMADEVADGLLEQGLKVGRIHGDLSPRERKKMMKQIGELEYQYVVATDLAARGIDIPGISHVINYEIPSDLDFYVHRVGRTARAGQSGIAITFFEPSNEDAIHQIEKLGITFEQKDYRAKEWVNLGPLNKRKNRKKQVSEEDVKAKTMVAKSKKVKPGYKKKFQRELEEVKKRQRRLKRK
- a CDS encoding tRNA (adenine(22)-N(1))-methyltransferase — its product is MNELKLSKRLEEVVKHIPKGSSIADIGSDHAYLPCYAYLTEQIKSAIAGEVVEGPYQSALEQVKKSDLQHVITVRKGDGLDVISPGEVDCITIAGMGGTLIQSILERGKNKLEGVQRLILQPNIGTHKVREWLLQNDWEIIAETILEEDQRIYEIVVAERGTAIAPYHENKEAGLLLGPFLMKEKSEVFTKKWQHEKLHWQQIVTQLQNAPESEENRKKKAELHQKIAIVEEIL
- a CDS encoding acyl-CoA dehydrogenase family protein, whose translation is MNFDLTQEQALIKKTIREFSDEEVAPGALERDRTKEFPLEIFNQLADLGIMGLPFPEEYGGAGGDTVSFAIVVEELSRACGSTGITYSAHISLGGSPINMFGTKEQKEKYLTPICTGESFGAFGLTEPNAGSDAGGTQTTAIEAGDEYVINGNKCFITNASYAKHLALTAITGRNGAEKEISAIIVPTNAPGFHVIDNYEKMGLNSSNTTELVLEDVKVPKENLLGKRGEGFKQFLITLDGGRIGIGAMAVGIAQAAFERALAYSKERKQFGRSISSFQVNQFKLADMAMKLELARNMVYKAAWLKDQGRPYSKEASMCKLYASEICMEIADQAVQLHGGYGYMKDYHVERYMRDGKLLEIGEGTSEVQRMVIARQLGC
- the rpoD gene encoding RNA polymerase sigma factor RpoD produces the protein MAEKSAHSKDMEAELTIEQVKEQLTEVGKKRGVLTYEEIAERMSSFEIESDQMDEYYEFLGEQGVEIIAEGEEPENPNVKELAKEEEFDLNDLTVPPGVKINDPVRMYLKEIGRVDLLSAEEEIELANRIEQGDEEAKRRLAEANLRLVVSIAKRYVGRGMLFLDLIQEGNMGLIKAVEKFDYRKGFKFSTYATWWIRQAITRAIADQARTIRIPVHMVETINKLIRVQRQLLQDLGREPTPEEIGEDMDLTPDKVREILKIAQEPVSLETPIGEEDDSHLGDFIEDQDATSPSDHAAYELLKEQLEDVLDTLTDREENVLRLRFGLDDGRTRTLEEVGKVFGVTRERIRQIEAKALRKLRHPSRSKRLKDFLE